Genomic segment of Benincasa hispida cultivar B227 chromosome 1, ASM972705v1, whole genome shotgun sequence:
TAATTAATAGGTTAATTCCTATATCATTTAACCATCTTCTATCGTATCTTTGAAAATGGAAGGTTTGCATTCATATTCAAATCTTtacctaaagaaaaaaaacgatAATATATTATCAACTTTgtacttaattaatttgattcatcaacaaacaatttaattaaaatttgtctttaaagtttaaattatatCATTAAAATAAATGAGAGGATGCATCTCCAAGAGTTAGGAAAATAAAAAACGGATGAGATTGGTATTGAAgatgttttgaaattttagatagGATATTATATACGATCAATTTTTTAGTTAGTTAAGGAATTGAAGATGTTAATGTCACATGAAAATAAGAGACGTTGGAGGCctgaaattgaataaaatatttatgatccaaaaacaaaaaccataacaTTATTATATAAAGCTTTAGCTTCCCGGCCCACCTCTGCAGACTGCAAAGCCAACCAAGTGTATGTTCACCATCCTATTTTACTTATTCCCTTCGGCCATTTCAATTCCctagacattattttttttaaaaaaaagaagaattaaattcagaaaaaaagaaaaagaaaaaggtttatggttttttttgggGTTTGGGTGCGGTAAAACTTGGGAGTGAGTGTAAAAAAAGTAACACGGAAAAGGGGAGATAAATTTAGAGAGTACTGAGAACAACAACAGATCATACTTCTGGGTGTACTTAAATTCCTGAATTCTAATGTTACTGCCTTATATAAATATGCTTCATTTGATCCGCTTTTTTCGCTTCCCCTGCACAGAATCTCTCTTTCtgacatttttcctttttctttttttcttttttttttttctatataacaaacaatctttctttctttctgttTACTCAAAAATTGAAAGAGCAGAGAGTGGAGTTTGCCGATTATGGGGAAGCAAAGGTATTGGGGCGGACAAGCAACTAAAAAAACACCCTCAGTTTCTACTAAAAGAGTAGTTAAAAATGATTTGGATAATgaagcttcttcttcttctacctcTGCTGGCTGTATGTGTGCTGTTTTTCAGCTCTTTGATTTTCATCCTTTGAATCACCTCCCTTCTCAATCCTCTGTCTCTATCAACCCACCGCCTGACGACCATATTTCTAAaggttctttcttttttctgtttgttttttttaattccccTTATCAAAAGATCGAATTTTGAATTATGGGTTTgcttgaaaatcaaattttgtgtAATGGGTGTTTGCCAAAAATTTCAGGCACTGAAGCACCACGAAACAGTTTGGAATCAGAGGAAGAAGAATTAGATATTTCTCCATTACCATGTACGAAGACGActccaaaacaaaaagaagacaCCCTACGTTTCCCAGTaagtattaattatttgattgttTCCAAGAAAATTTATACATTGCTATAGCTTATACAATAAATAATTCTATGTGGTTGTTGCAGAAGGGTATTGTTCAgatcaaaaccaaaagtaaCGGAATAGCCAATAATTTGTCGGCGGGGAACGACTCTCCGAGCACCAAAACGCCAACTTTAGTAGCGAGATTAATGGGTTTGGATATTCTTCCTGAATCCAACTCTCCCTCAACCACACCCAGAAATGGTTATTCAAAAGCCAAAAAAAGAGGCGGGTCTCGTTCTTTGCCAGAAACTCCAAGAACATCTTGTGAAAGGAAATCAAATGTGGATAATTATCACCACCGTCTCTCACTTCAAATCCCCAATTACGATAATAAAGAGAATAACGCAAATACAAATCCAAGTCCAAGTCCAAGTCCAACCCATTATGCTAAAGAGATTGTGAAGCAAATCAAAGAAAGTGTTAGTAGAAAAGCTGGTCTCAACGATATTACCAATTATAATTACAATACAAGAAGAGATCAAGATATCATTAAACATACCAAACCCAAAAAGCTCTcgtcattatcatcttcttcagtATCTCCCAGACAGAGAGTATTGGAGCCGAAgaataatttcaacaaattacaCACTCAAAAAGTTGAAGGCATTAAAGAAGTGAGTTTAGGCACGACGAAGCCGAAGAAGCAGAAGGGCGTGAAGAGTGCAACAAGGGTGGCGGCGTTGAAAAAGGGTAATAAGCGAGAGGAGCCATTTGTAGTTCCTTCCCGAATCACAAAAGCCGCCATTGATGCTCCTCTTAAGAAAACTCCATTGTCTAATCAGCTTTTCAACTTCGGTTCTGTTCCCACTACTATCCTCATCAACAAACACCCTCCATTTTCCTCTCCCATCAAACCATCTTCTATGCAggtacattttattttattttatttttctttttctatttatttgcTTCATctcaattttctattaaaaaaaaaaaaaaaacagtaataAGACTTTTCATGTatcttaattaaaaaagttacaaatatatattttctaaaatatgttacatgataaatttttattattggaCAATTATTTGGACCACACAGGTGTAGAGTAGCTTTACAAcacttttttcccccttttttcaTATCCTTATGCATGTGTGGTGACATGTTCCACTCtatcatttctttttcaaattagttaaattcTAACTTTAGCTTTTTAATGTTTAAAGAAGTTTATATTTGAATCCTCCcatttctattttgattttatcaccaaaaaaagaaaattatcacTTAATATCTACATCATTAAAAAATGATATGAAACTTCATATTCCTTAGATATTATTTTGTTAGAGATGATAACaaagtaatttaatttttaatttgttatctTGTTCTTTTTTCTGTTGGGTCTACAGCCACCGTGCAAACGAAATCAATGTACGGATGAGACAGGCGATAAAGAATCAAAACGATACTTGCAATCAAATAACCACCAACACCTCATCCAATTGCCAACCAATAAAGACGGCAACAACCCCAAACATCACATCACAACCACCATCGCCGCCACGGCCGCTGCCGCAAATTGTAGTGACAACCGTGAGATCACGGCAGAGCTGGATTACGTCAGACAAATACTCCTCCGCCGTAGTACTACTACTTCCCCTACAGTGTACTCCTCCGTCTtccttgaaaatttaaattacaacAATGCCCATAATTATAATGTTTCAATTTCCCATAGAAAATTACTCTGCCACTTGGTGGAAGAGTTGTTGAAGCCATACCTCGAAGTTAAACCATACCGGTGCCCGGAGTCGGCGGAGCGGTGGCCGGATATGGTGGAGAAATTGTGTGAGAAAGTAAGAAAGTTGCCACGTACCAAGTGTGAGGTATTGGAGGACATAGATGGAATAATTGAAAAAGATTTGGACATTTTGGGAATTGGATTTGAGGACGAAAGTGAGGGGATGGTGAAAGAGATTGAGGAGTGGATCGTTGAGGAACTTTTGAAAGAAACGGTGCGTTTTGTTGAGACAGAGATGGCAGGATAATCACGTGGGAGATGCCACTTGGAAGCTTGGGACCCACATAGCTGGGGTAAAGATGCAGCGTTGGAATTACACGTGGAATGTTGACCCACCAGACAAACACTCCGATTTTTCGCTTCTGAAAAggcagtatttttt
This window contains:
- the LOC120073400 gene encoding uncharacterized protein LOC120073400, with amino-acid sequence MGKQRYWGGQATKKTPSVSTKRVVKNDLDNEASSSSTSAGCMCAVFQLFDFHPLNHLPSQSSVSINPPPDDHISKGTEAPRNSLESEEEELDISPLPCTKTTPKQKEDTLRFPKGIVQIKTKSNGIANNLSAGNDSPSTKTPTLVARLMGLDILPESNSPSTTPRNGYSKAKKRGGSRSLPETPRTSCERKSNVDNYHHRLSLQIPNYDNKENNANTNPSPSPSPTHYAKEIVKQIKESVSRKAGLNDITNYNYNTRRDQDIIKHTKPKKLSSLSSSSVSPRQRVLEPKNNFNKLHTQKVEGIKEVSLGTTKPKKQKGVKSATRVAALKKGNKREEPFVVPSRITKAAIDAPLKKTPLSNQLFNFGSVPTTILINKHPPFSSPIKPSSMQPPCKRNQCTDETGDKESKRYLQSNNHQHLIQLPTNKDGNNPKHHITTTIAATAAAANCSDNREITAELDYVRQILLRRSTTTSPTVYSSVFLENLNYNNAHNYNVSISHRKLLCHLVEELLKPYLEVKPYRCPESAERWPDMVEKLCEKVRKLPRTKCEVLEDIDGIIEKDLDILGIGFEDESEGMVKEIEEWIVEELLKETVRFVETEMAG